A segment of the Synechococcus sp. MU1643 genome:
GGGTCGCCATTGACCTCACTTACATCCCCCTTCGGAATTTCTGGCTGCAACGCAATCTTTATCCAGTGCCATCGCTTCCCCTGGTGGTTCCCCTGCCCTGGCTGCCAGACATCACCCCATTGCTGGATCCACTCAAGGGCATCGAACCCCATCGCGACACCAAGGCCTACCTCAAGGCCTACACGGCCCTAGATCGGGCATTGCAGCAGAACGGCTCAAGCACTGCTGAAAGCACCAATCTGCTGAAGCAGCAAGCGGTGCTCACCACAACGCTGATGAACAGCAACCCTTTCATCAGTTCTGGCCAAGCCGGCGCGCTTGAAAAATTCAAGAACCGACTCCGCGCCCGTACCGGCCTGGAATCAGCACGTGACTCCGCCAACCTGCTCTTAAGCCCCGAGCATCTGGAACGCTTCCCCTGGAGCCAGGAGCGTTACTTCTGGAGCCAGAAGATCCTGCCACTGGTGGAGAGCAACTACTGGCGAAGCATCGATGAAAACGGCCGCCCCAGCGATTTGAGCTGGCGCATCGACACGCCGTTTCAACTGCTGTTTCTGCTCGACATTCTTCTGCGCGCCTGGCGTCTGAAACAGCGCTATCCGGCGATCCGCTGGCGCGACGCCCTTTTACGCCGCTGGATCGACCTACCCCTGCTGCTGCCGTTTGCGCGCTGGCTCAGGGTGATCCCTGTCTCAGAGCGGCTTTGCGGAGCCGGCCTACTGCAACTCGAACCGCTTCGTGCCGTGATCAGCCGCGGCGTGGTGGCCCTGTTGGCAGTGGAGCTGTTTGAAGTGATCGCCATCAGGGTGGTCGATGCTCTGCAGCAATTGATCCGATCACCACAGCTGCCGGAGAAGGTTCGCGGACTCTGCAGCTATCAAAGCAGTGATTTGAACGATGAGCGGGAGGTGATCGAGCTGCTGCGGTTGTGGCTTCCCCTGGTGCTGACCCGCATTGGCCCGGCCATGCGACCGCAACTGCAAGCCGTGATCAGCCATCTGGTGCAGCAGAGCTTGGACCAGAACGTCGTGCCGGATGCCCTGCGGCGGCTTCCTGGACTGCAAAACGCCGAATCAGAATTCAGCCGCCAGCTGGCCGAAAGCATGGTGACCTCAGTGCTCGACCTATCCAAGGGAGCCGGAAACCGCATCGGTCAGCGTGACCCGGTTCTGGAGTCCCTTGGATCCGAGACCTTGGATCGACTCTGGGAGGAACTGGCCCATACCCTTGAGCAGGGTCCTGTACTGAGCCGTAGCCAGGATCTGCTGGTCGCACTCCTGGAAGAGATCAAACTCTCGAGCTTCAGGCAGATCCGCGACCAAGGCGATGTGGACGCCCTGATCAGCGAATTGGATGGCTTGAACTTCAGCCCTGGAGTGCTAACTCCCAAAGATCAGGCTTGAACCCGGTCAGATACGTGGAGCTATTCACTTCCACAAACGGACGTTTGATCAATTTGCCATCTGCAGCTAAGGCATCCATCGCCTGGTCATCCGACATAGCCTTTAGTGCTGCCGCGCCCATAGCGCGATAACTCTGGCCACTGGTGTTGAACAACAGCTTTCTTTCACCGAGGGATTGGTAAGCGGCCGCCAGCATGACTTTGGACGGTGGAGTCAGGGTGATGTCGTGTACCTCATGGGCGATGCCTCGCTCGGTAAGCCAGGCCAATGCCTTTCGACAGGTGCTGCAGCGGTTGTAGCTGTAAACCTGGAGGGTTCCGGCCAAGACTCAGCGGCCGAACAGGGATTTGATAGCACCAACGAGGCTGTTGGAGCCGCGGCCCACACCTTCAGCCGGACTGGTACGAACGGTGACATCACCAAACACTGTGGTTCGGCAGCTCAGACGGAAGTTCGCAGGACGGTCAGCCAGATAGACCTCTTCGACGTCGCTGCGGGGGGACAAGTTGGCCTGCCCTTCAACCACCTCCATCACACATGTGCCGCACTGACCAACGCCACTGCAGTTGTTGAGGTTGTTGAGACTCTTGTAGGGATTGACGCCTGCATCAAGTGCAGCCTTACGCAGATTCGCGCCCTCGATGCAGCCAACCTGCTGGCCTTCCTGCTCGAATCGGATGGTGGGCACGGTTTCTGCAAATCTCAATGCGCACCAACTTACAAGCATCCGGCCTGATCAAGGGGCTCTTTCCTGAGATCAATTGGCTGCATTGATGCAGGAATCAAGTAACGGCTGAACCGCATCGAGGTCGCGCCATCCATTAATCGTCACGACACCCCCCTGCAACGTGCGGTGAGTCCTGAAGAATTCCGCAACCTCCTCAAGCTGGGATGCGGCGATCTGACGAATGCTGCGGATGTCATCCTGACCGGGATCTGCATCAGGAACACAAAGAATCTTCCCGTCGTAAGCATCCCGATCGTGGAGATCCAACACGCCGATGGGGCGAGCCTTGATCAGACAACCCGCAAACGTGGGCTCAGCCATAATCACCATGGCATCGAGGGGAGAGCCATCCTCCGCCAGCGTGTTGGGGATGAAGCCGTAATCGAAGGGGTAACGCACCGAGGAATGCATCACCCGGTCGAGGACCATCACGCCAGCTTCGGCGGAGTACTCGTATTTATTCCTGCTTCCTGCCGGAATCTCCACTATGAGATTCACCAATCCTGGCGAAGGTGACGGGGGGAGCTGATGGAGATCCATGCCGATCCGAGGCGGTGGGGATCAGTTGCGGAGAAGGGAACGTTCGATCCGTGATCACAGCAACAAGAGGAGCGCTGAAACTGACAACAGCAATCAGCAATCCTTTGATGGCCGTCAACGAGGCGCGACGACTAAACGGCTCATCCGCCTCCGACGACGCGATGGCGTCATCGTGAGACGGGTGGGGAACATCTGAGGCCATAAAACGGGGAGCTGCAAAAGCCCCCTCTTCAGATCACAACGTTGATCAACTCATTCTGTCACTGCCAAAAGCAGGACGCACAGATCATTAAGCGGCGGGCCGGTCTTGCTGGTCAAGACGTGCGCTCAGGTCAGAAGGTGGTTGTCCTCCTCTTGACTCAAGTTGGCTTCGGATCAGTCGGAGCTCCTCAAGGATCGATCCCAAAATTTGCTGCGTCGCCGTTGAGGGAGCGTTCAGCACCTCCACCGTGACTTCCTTGATGCGTAGAACATCTTTGGCGAAGCGCGCCACCTCGTTGGGGTGGAACATCAGCGGATCTTTCTGATCGCTGCGGTACTCCGGATTCAGCTTGCGGGGGTTGAAGGGAGGATTGAGGTTGCGAACGTCTGTATTTGTGTACCGGTAAACCGAGGCACGGGAGCGGTTAAGGGATTTCTGAACGTCGTCGATTCCGACCAGGGCCTCAGCTTGCGCAGACGGCTG
Coding sequences within it:
- a CDS encoding arsenate reductase family protein, with amino-acid sequence MAGTLQVYSYNRCSTCRKALAWLTERGIAHEVHDITLTPPSKVMLAAAYQSLGERKLLFNTSGQSYRAMGAAALKAMSDDQAMDALAADGKLIKRPFVEVNSSTYLTGFKPDLWELALQG
- a CDS encoding inorganic diphosphatase, yielding MDLHQLPPSPSPGLVNLIVEIPAGSRNKYEYSAEAGVMVLDRVMHSSVRYPFDYGFIPNTLAEDGSPLDAMVIMAEPTFAGCLIKARPIGVLDLHDRDAYDGKILCVPDADPGQDDIRSIRQIAASQLEEVAEFFRTHRTLQGGVVTINGWRDLDAVQPLLDSCINAAN
- a CDS encoding resolvase yields the protein MFPRSVESVASSVQQAAEISMDPAQPSAQAEALVGIDDVQKSLNRSRASVYRYTNTDVRNLNPPFNPRKLNPEYRSDQKDPLMFHPNEVARFAKDVLRIKEVTVEVLNAPSTATQQILGSILEELRLIRSQLESRGGQPPSDLSARLDQQDRPAA
- a CDS encoding 2Fe-2S iron-sulfur cluster-binding protein, producing MPTIRFEQEGQQVGCIEGANLRKAALDAGVNPYKSLNNLNNCSGVGQCGTCVMEVVEGQANLSPRSDVEEVYLADRPANFRLSCRTTVFGDVTVRTSPAEGVGRGSNSLVGAIKSLFGR